From a single Nicotiana tomentosiformis chromosome 2, ASM39032v3, whole genome shotgun sequence genomic region:
- the LOC104112198 gene encoding F-box/kelch-repeat protein At3g23880-like has protein sequence MDILTRLPVKSLFRFKCVSESWKTIISQPYFKKKHLDHAKNQLNSQKLLFAGSRRDRTIYFYCYSLSSVQLVKDRRSLDWPLNSEIPYCRMKVFASCDGLFLIGIWSKPDDQPSLLLLWNPTTRESIIIPHETPQLESVYGLGYDSTSDDYILFRVDTDEQALDEILALKNGSWRKIYKTSSWEVSYLLSGWHCLAFVHGAFHWLGFLRGFSVASFNISDEKYREIPLPVTMPLIPQIGPEAFYVDVGVSVVEGMLSVFYNDEITFNLWVMKNYGVIESWTKLLNIPSNGIHFIRPIYKFSDGEMLLRYRDWIASPVYTTSDGPIGLSNRIWPQVCDIGEIRIYEDGVIYTESLISPKLDH, from the coding sequence ATGGACATCCTCACCAGACTACCTGTGAAGTCTCTTTTTCGATTCAAGTGCGTTTCAGAATCTTGGAAGACAATAATCTCTCAACCTTATTTTAAGAAGAAGCATCTCGATCATGCTAAGAACCAACTAAATTCCCAAAAATTGCTTTTTGCCGGAAGTAGGAGGGATAGAACTATTTACTTCTATTGTTATTCTTTATCCTCCGTTCAACTTGTTAAGGATAGAAGGAGTCTTGATTGGCCTTTAAATTCTGAAATTCCATATTGCCGTATGAAAGTCTTTGCTAGTTGCGACGGCTTGTTTCTCATTGGAATTTGGAGTAAACCTGACGATCAACCTTCGTTGTTATTGCTATGGAACCCCACCACACGAGAATCAATAATAATTCCCCATGAAACGCCACAACTGGAATCTGTTTACGGATTGGGATATGACTCTACTAGTGATGATTATATACTCTTTAGAGTTGACACGGACGAACAAGCACTCGATGAAATTCTCGCACTGAAAAATGGTTCCTGGAGAAAAATTTATAAAACCTCAAGTTGGGAGGTTTCCTATTTGTTGTCTGGTTGGCATTGTTTGGCATTCGTACACGGAGCATTTCATTGGCTTGGTTTCCTACGAGGGTTCTCTGTGGCTTCATTTAATATTTCAGATGAAAAGTATAGAGAAATACCATTGCCAGTGACAATGCCATTAATTCCACAGATAGGGCCAGAGGCATTTTATGTTGATGTGGGCGTATCAGTAGTGGAAGGAATGCTTAGTGTTTTTTATAACGACGAGATAACTTTTAATTTATGGGTAATGAAAAACTATGGTGTCATAGAATCTTGGACAAAATTGCTCAATATACCAAGTAATGGAATTCATTTTATCAGGCCCATATATAAGTTTTCCGATGGTGAAATGCTACTTCGCTACAGAGATTGGATAGCAAGTCCTGTTTATACAACATCCGATGGACCAATTGGATTAAGCAATCGGATATGGCCTCAAGTTTGTGATATTGGTGAAATCAGAATTTATGAGGATGGTGTTATTTATACGGAAAGTTTGATCTCTCCGAAATTAGATCATTAA
- the LOC104112186 gene encoding uncharacterized protein isoform X3, which produces MQALVAVKLSFNQNEMCKQGVPWTEEEHMMFLLGLQKLGKDDINGCIMLAKSGLAHHDNYHEFCRLLGCFKVNYQAGILVFRSRKWARVVGLQTQSRDLSQLLRKGFDWMKLMRPLNEEKDHWVPDEAVRKCTACGTDFGAFVRRTDRKILFTE; this is translated from the exons atgcaagcattagttgcTGTCAAACTTTCGTTCAATCAAAATGAAATGTGTAAACAAG GGGTTCCCTGGACTGAGGAGGAGCATATGATGTTTCTACTTGGTTTGCAAAAACTCGGTAAAGATGATATCAATGGATGCATTATGCTTGCTAAATCAG GTCTGGCTCATCACGATAACTATCATGAGTTCTGTCGGCTTCTTGGATGTTTTAAAGTCAATTATCAG GCTGGTATTCTGGTGTTTAGGTCAAGGAAATGGGCGAGAGTAGTAGGCCTTCAGACTCAATCAAGGGATCTGAGTCAGCTGCTGAGAAAAGGTTTTGATTGGATGAAGTTGATGAGGCCCCTCAATGAAGAGAAAGATCACTGG GTTCCTGACGAAGCAGTTCGAAAGTGTACTGCTTGTGGGACCGACTTTGGTGCTTTTGTACGAAGG ACTGATAGGAAGATCCTGTTTACTGAATGA
- the LOC104112186 gene encoding uncharacterized protein isoform X1 gives MQALVAVKLSFNQNEMCKQGVPWTEEEHMMFLLGLQKLGKDDINGCIMLAKSGLAHHDNYHEFCRLLGCFKVNYQAGILVFRSRKWARVVGLQTQSRDLSQLLRKGFDWMKLMRPLNEEKDHWVPDEAVRKCTACGTDFGAFVRRVSIYSNRFCLYCVDSPNNVVLPYGVFLKHSWIISYPLKPFFTL, from the exons atgcaagcattagttgcTGTCAAACTTTCGTTCAATCAAAATGAAATGTGTAAACAAG GGGTTCCCTGGACTGAGGAGGAGCATATGATGTTTCTACTTGGTTTGCAAAAACTCGGTAAAGATGATATCAATGGATGCATTATGCTTGCTAAATCAG GTCTGGCTCATCACGATAACTATCATGAGTTCTGTCGGCTTCTTGGATGTTTTAAAGTCAATTATCAG GCTGGTATTCTGGTGTTTAGGTCAAGGAAATGGGCGAGAGTAGTAGGCCTTCAGACTCAATCAAGGGATCTGAGTCAGCTGCTGAGAAAAGGTTTTGATTGGATGAAGTTGATGAGGCCCCTCAATGAAGAGAAAGATCACTGG GTTCCTGACGAAGCAGTTCGAAAGTGTACTGCTTGTGGGACCGACTTTGGTGCTTTTGTACGAAGGGTGAGCATTTATTCTAACCGTTTTTGTCTATATTGCGTGGACTCTCCAAATAATGTGGTCCTACCATATGGGGTTTTCTTAAAACATTCTTGGATCATATCGTACCCACTCAAACCATTTTTCACCTTGTAA
- the LOC104112186 gene encoding uncharacterized protein isoform X2 codes for MISMDALCLLNQVWLITITIMSSVGFLDVLKSIIRDDFPWVMNSNPGGKGMIAEASKNLLKLKSLATLVDLHFLLHQWSRKWARVVGLQTQSRDLSQLLRKGFDWMKLMRPLNEEKDHWVPDEAVRKCTACGTDFGAFVRRVSIYSNRFCLYCVDSPNNVVLPYGVFLKHSWIISYPLKPFFTL; via the exons ATGATATCAATGGATGCATTATGCTTGCTAAATCAG GTCTGGCTCATCACGATAACTATCATGAGTTCTGTCGGCTTCTTGGATGTTTTAAAGTCAATTATCAG GGATGATTTTCCGTGGGTAATGAATTCAAATCCCGGAGGCAAAGGAATGATTGCTGAGGCCTCGAAAAACCTGTTAAAATTAAAGTCTCTAGCTACACTGGTGGACCTCCACTTTCTTCTTCATCAATG GTCAAGGAAATGGGCGAGAGTAGTAGGCCTTCAGACTCAATCAAGGGATCTGAGTCAGCTGCTGAGAAAAGGTTTTGATTGGATGAAGTTGATGAGGCCCCTCAATGAAGAGAAAGATCACTGG GTTCCTGACGAAGCAGTTCGAAAGTGTACTGCTTGTGGGACCGACTTTGGTGCTTTTGTACGAAGGGTGAGCATTTATTCTAACCGTTTTTGTCTATATTGCGTGGACTCTCCAAATAATGTGGTCCTACCATATGGGGTTTTCTTAAAACATTCTTGGATCATATCGTACCCACTCAAACCATTTTTCACCTTGTAA
- the LOC104112184 gene encoding uncharacterized protein, with product MAMEVETQTQSQLGFPFWSPIRRRFHPDDPFFTAGNIQRELFAKQLALDLTEEEKQLVQNITDEESSNVFCPIVGCGARMRSLDDFEDHYATRHTASCSVCSRVYPTSRLLSIHVSEAHDSFFQAKVARGFPMYECLVEGCGVKLKSYKSRQQHLVDKHKFPATYEFFRKARPSKKQRQKIHHKPASRKTQETSSAMQVEDETMDNLVSAVSKLTTSDSPSAISFGRSRARGLSFVPRAVNRQIGPVTSTGGTQK from the exons ATGGCGATGGAAGTAGAAACCCAAACTCAATCTCAATTAGGGTTTCCGTTCTGGAGCCCAATTCGTCGACGGTTTCATCCTGATGATCCCTTCTTCACCGCCGGTAACATTCAAAGAGAGCTTTTCGCTAAGCAG CTTGCATTGGATTTGACCGAAGAAGAGAAGCAGCTGGTTCAAAATATCACTGATGAGGAAAGCAG CAATGTCTTCTGTCCAATCGTTGGTTGCGGTGCACGGATGAGGTCCCTGGATGACTTTGAAGACCACTATGCTACGCGACATACTGCATCCTGCTCTGTCTGCTCTCGAGTTTACCCAACATCACGCCTGCTCAGCATACATGTATCAGAGGCACATGATTCTTTTTTTCAGGCAAAAGTAGCTCGTGGATTTCCGATG TATGAATGCCTGGTGGAAGGATGTGGTGTCAAGTTGAAGAGCTACAAAAGCAGGCAGCAACATCTAGTTGACAAGCATAAATTTCCAGCAACTTATGAGTTCTTCAGAAAAGCTCGTCCATCAAAGAAACAGAGGCAGAAAATCCACCATAAACCAGCATCGCGCAAGACTCAGGAAACATCAAGTGCAATGCAAGTCGAAGATGAAACTATGGACAATCTCGTTTCAGCAGTATCAAAATTAACCACTTCAGACTCTCCTTCAGCAATCAGCTTTGGCCGTAGTAGGGCTCGAGGATTGTCATTTGTGCCTCGTGCTGTAAATCGGCAGATAGGACCAGTCACCTCAACAGGTGGAACGCAAAAATAG
- the LOC104112186 gene encoding uncharacterized protein isoform X4, whose protein sequence is MISMDALCLLNQVWLITITIMSSVGFLDVLKSIIRSRKWARVVGLQTQSRDLSQLLRKGFDWMKLMRPLNEEKDHWVPDEAVRKCTACGTDFGAFVRRVSIYSNRFCLYCVDSPNNVVLPYGVFLKHSWIISYPLKPFFTL, encoded by the exons ATGATATCAATGGATGCATTATGCTTGCTAAATCAG GTCTGGCTCATCACGATAACTATCATGAGTTCTGTCGGCTTCTTGGATGTTTTAAAGTCAATTATCAG GTCAAGGAAATGGGCGAGAGTAGTAGGCCTTCAGACTCAATCAAGGGATCTGAGTCAGCTGCTGAGAAAAGGTTTTGATTGGATGAAGTTGATGAGGCCCCTCAATGAAGAGAAAGATCACTGG GTTCCTGACGAAGCAGTTCGAAAGTGTACTGCTTGTGGGACCGACTTTGGTGCTTTTGTACGAAGGGTGAGCATTTATTCTAACCGTTTTTGTCTATATTGCGTGGACTCTCCAAATAATGTGGTCCTACCATATGGGGTTTTCTTAAAACATTCTTGGATCATATCGTACCCACTCAAACCATTTTTCACCTTGTAA